AAAACATCACGCCTTCGACACCTTGCATATGCAGGTCGCCGAAGAATGATTTGTTCCAACCGCTAAACGGAAACCAGGCCATCGGAGCCGGCACGCCGACGTTTACGCCAATCATGCCGGCATTAAAGTGCCGCTGAAACTCGCGCGCCGCCCAGCCGCTTTGCGTGAAGATGCTGGCGCCGTTACCGTATTCGCAGTCGCGCCCTACGGCCAGCGCCTCGTCGAGGTTCGACGCCCGCACGACCGACAACACGGGGCCGAAGATTTCCTCGCGGGCCAATCGCATCGTCGGCTGCACGTGATCCACGACGCTTGGTCCAAGCAGGAAGCCTTCGTGGGGCAGATCGAACGAACGTCCGTCGAGCGCCACTTCGGCTCCTTCGCCGCGCGCTACGTCAAGAAACGTTGCCACGCGATCGCGGTGGTCGCTGGTCACGAGCGGCCCCATATCGACATCCGCGCCGTGATCCGTGGGTCCGACCTTCATCTGCTTTCCCACACGGCAGAGTTCCTCGACCACATCATCGGCGATGCGGCCCACCGGTACCGCGATGCTGCCCGCCATACAGCGCTCGCCGGCGCAGCCAAAAGCCGATGTCTGGAGAGCTTTGACAGTTTGCCCCAGGTCGGCGTCGGGCATGATGATCAGATGATTCTTCGCGCCGCCAGCGGCTTGCACGCGCTTGCCATGCGCGGTGCCCGTCGTGTAGACGTATTTGGCGATGTTCGTCGAACCGACAAATGACACGGCGCGGACCAGCGGGTGCGTCAGCAGGGCGTCGACGGCCGTCTTGTCGCCATGCACAATATTGAACACGCCGGCGGGCAAGCCAGCTGCGACGAGCAATTCGCCGAGCTTCATGGCCGAGAGCGGAACTTTTTCCGACGGCTTCAGGACGAAAGCATTGCCGCACATGAGGGCAACCGGGAACATCCACAATGGGACCATCGAGGGGAAATTGAAGGGCGTGATGCCGACGCACACGCCCAGCGGATGGCGGCTGGTCTGGCAATCGACGCTCGGCGCCAGATTCTCGAGCGATTGCCCCATCAGCAGGCTGGGAATGCCGCAGGCAAACTCCACCATCTCGATGCCACGCTGCAATTCGGCGCGGGCTTCCGAGATTGTCTTGCCGTGCTCGCGCGTCACGAGCGCTGCCAGTTCCTCGCTATGGGCCTGCAATTGCTCGCGGAATCGGAACATGACGCGAGCCCGCTCTACGACAGGGGTATCGCTCCAGCTGGGCAGAGCCTCGTGCGCTGCGCGTACGGCGCGATCGATCTCCTCGGCCGTACAGAATGGGACCACCCCTTGCACACGACCCGTCGAGGGATTGAAAACGTTGCCACGGCGATTGCTCGTCGACTTTTCGAGCTGGCCGCCGATGAGGATTGGTACTTCCAGGGATGCGGCACTATCGTCGGAAACTGCCGATGACATAGATCGACCTCCATGGCTGGAAGGTGTCAAACAATATTGTGCTTTTCATGTGCGCTGAGCAAAGGCGCACAGCGAATCGACTTGTCTACGAGGGGGACCAGGCCGTAATATCTGCCTTGGCACCTCTAAGGATTCGTCTTCGTCGGGTAGTATAGGGGCAAATCAATTTCGTTGTCAGCAGTCGGTTGAAGCATATGCCACGAATAGTCCGCGGCGGATTGATCCAGGCGACTCTCTGCGAGCCAGCCACATCGCCCGTGGCCAAGATCAAA
The window above is part of the Pirellulales bacterium genome. Proteins encoded here:
- a CDS encoding CoA-acylating methylmalonate-semialdehyde dehydrogenase, whose amino-acid sequence is MSSAVSDDSAASLEVPILIGGQLEKSTSNRRGNVFNPSTGRVQGVVPFCTAEEIDRAVRAAHEALPSWSDTPVVERARVMFRFREQLQAHSEELAALVTREHGKTISEARAELQRGIEMVEFACGIPSLLMGQSLENLAPSVDCQTSRHPLGVCVGITPFNFPSMVPLWMFPVALMCGNAFVLKPSEKVPLSAMKLGELLVAAGLPAGVFNIVHGDKTAVDALLTHPLVRAVSFVGSTNIAKYVYTTGTAHGKRVQAAGGAKNHLIIMPDADLGQTVKALQTSAFGCAGERCMAGSIAVPVGRIADDVVEELCRVGKQMKVGPTDHGADVDMGPLVTSDHRDRVATFLDVARGEGAEVALDGRSFDLPHEGFLLGPSVVDHVQPTMRLAREEIFGPVLSVVRASNLDEALAVGRDCEYGNGASIFTQSGWAAREFQRHFNAGMIGVNVGVPAPMAWFPFSGWNKSFFGDLHMQGVEGVMFYTQQKLTMTRWFRSASDSPADPIWKASAGGAK